Proteins co-encoded in one Malus domestica chromosome 09, GDT2T_hap1 genomic window:
- the LOC114826896 gene encoding F-box/LRR-repeat protein 4-like, with amino-acid sequence MDKALCDELVQEVFQRLPPSTSSTVSLVSKRWLHLYRTSTTSLSLRLTPHHSTLPSLSSLLSHYPFLSSLSLLLPSDPTTAAKNTAFSDHLLLLVSSFCPQLRSLRFLAGPVSLSSLTSLSSSCTHLTSLCINLSRSRPLFLMWVIKFPSLKELSILVCSGDGVDPNWEHGFSAEEDSAAELGLESLCLSGIGAGDWGFGWLWRSCRKLKKLQLKSCEGIGDGGSFSSFAMCLQGVQELELRTCRAIIDGVLLKVAENCDSLTSLLVYDGGSRDGLLKFFNRRRCNLRKLNFRLPLDLNNDHLLAVAKNFRSISSIKLQSCCLVSGEGIKALAIAASSGLEELALVNCDVVEREPGLLATLGQNLRQLRKLDLSYNEMLVDKEFASMLVSCNDLVDLRLRGCGGLTYDAMVSIFKSCKRLESVDIMHCSGIQAEAIQFLVLSCPQLRQVQVEQSKVTDAAKTWASCKFVAADA; translated from the coding sequence ATGGACAAGGCGCTATGTGATGAACTAGTTCAAGAGGTATTCCAAAGGCTGCCACCATCAACCTCCTCCACCGTCTCTCTGGTCTCCAAGCGGTGGCTCCACCTCTACCGCACCTCCAccacctccctctctctccgcCTCACCCCTCATCATTCCACCctgccttctctctcctccctcctaTCTCACTACCCTTtcctctcttccctctctctcctcttaccCTCCGACCCCACCACCGCCGCAAAAAACACCGCTTTTTCCGATCACCTCCTCCTCCTAGTCTCCTCCTTCTGCCCCCAGCTTCGCAGCCTCAGGTTCTTGGCCGGccctgtctctctctcctcactcaCTTCTCTCTCCTCATCATGTACCCACCTAACCTCTCTCTGCATCAATCTGTCCAGGTCCAGGCCTCTGTTCCTCATGTGGGTCATCAAGTTTCCGTCTTTGAAGGAACTGTCAATCTTGGTTTGCTCCGGGGACGGCGTTGACCCCAATTGGGAACATGGGTTTTCTGCGGAGGAGGATTCTGCTGCAGAGTTGGGTTTGGAGAGTCTCTGTTTATCTGGAATCGGAGCCGGCGATTGGGGTTTTGGGTGGCTATGGAGGAGCTGCAGAAAGCTGAAGAAACTGCAGTTGAAGAGCTGTGAAGGGATTGGGGATGGAGGGTCATTTTCGTcatttgccatgtgtttgcagGGTGTTCAGGAGCTGGAGCTCCGGACTTGTAGGGCGATAATCGACGGCGTTCTACTGAAAGTGGCGGAGAATTGTGATTCTCTGACTTCCCTTTTGGTTTATGATGGTGGCAGCAGAGATGGTCTGCTTAAATTCTTCAACCGAAGGCGTTGTAACCTGCGAAAACTCAATTTTCGATTGCCTCTCGACCTTAATAACGATCATCTGTTGGCTGTGGCGAAGAATTTTAGAAGCATTTCAAGTATTAAGCTTCAAAGTTGCTGTCTTGTGAGTGGTGAAGGCATCAAGGCTCTTGCTATCGCTGCGAGTTCTGGCCTCGAAGAATTGGCACTGGTGAATTGTGATGTGGTTGAAAGAGAACCGGGGTTGTTGGCCACATTAGGACAGAATTTGAGGCAATTGAGGAAGTTGGATTTGTCTTATAACGAAATGTTGGTGGATAAAGAGTTCGCATCTATGTTAGTTTCATGTAATGATTTGGTTGATTTGAGGCTGAGAGGGTGCGGAGGGCTTACTTATGACGCCATGGTTTCGATTTTTAAGAGCTGTAAGCGTTTGGAGAGTGTTGATATCATGCACTGCAGTGGGATTCAAGCCGAGGCGATTCAGTTTTTGGTGCTCAGCTGCCCTCAGCTGAGACAGGTGCAGGTGGAGCAAAGCAAGGTAACGGATGCCGCAAAGACTTGGGCCTCATGTAAGTTCGTTGCGGCTGATGCTTGA
- the LOC103442226 gene encoding uncharacterized protein, translating to MKRKQAFPGRERGRGRGRPRKNPAPEVVSERVVSERVVSERLVNERVVNENEKAFLNFVSQNVEEERNDFGWNQSDDEDCDDEECNPELENDSVSDPSSMESDWSDGDQNVSTVVQNLLSRYGEGDRQTGNSSNQNDSAQNMPLTVLGSWSRFQNEQVSPLQDPPCNKKELSAALAVIKKVMKMDAAVPFNTPVDPVAMRLPDYFDVVDTPMDFGTICSHLQNGTKYMNAEDVFKDVQYIWKNCCNYYNEGNFVLNLKKRVEEKFMKYWTAAGLGSKEPGASNLLLSSNVGKRKTRGPTRNLRLAQLPIGERFEVSWKNRRPVGETTTFFKSECTALVRQTREIPLQVKSWKEIPSDIKQKAFEHMLKRFKVEDHMKWVLDQIHRSYNSYRHHLKTTWFETCETTEDAREKVPPNVTEEDWQYLVNLWTSPEWQKISKQYKENRSKNTIIHTCGSKSFSQVLEEEKKKTGNEPGRTLFWERTHVRHDGQAPNPATQEALSKLKKLYAQVAAENSQMTEDEIFVKVFGPERPSRLRGYGGVTPKELWGTPSSSSSYTVSELKRQLEETKQRQEEYEQKSAAEIQGLKEQFGRLEGLLSDQMNRFEGLLVQLTSHMQPPSPIERPTGHLLTRNGHPRSFRSRR from the exons ATGAAGCGGAAACAAGCATTCCCGGGAAGGGAaaggggaaggggaaggggaaggccacgaaaaaatCCGGCTCCGGAGGTGGTCAGTGAAAGAGTGGTCAGTGAGAGAGTGGTCAGTGAAAGATTGGTCAATGAGAGAGTGGTCAATGAGAATGAGAAAGcattcttgaattttgttagTCAGAAtgttgaagaagaaagaaatgatTTTGGGTGGAATCAATCCGATGACGAAGACTGTGATGATGAGGAATGTAACCCTGAATTGGAGAATGATTCGGTTAGTGATCCTTCTTCGATGGAGAGTGATTGGTCAGATGGTGATCAAAATGTAAGCACCGTGGTGCAGAACTTGCTTAGCAGGTATGGTGAAGGGGATCGCCAGACGGGAAACTCATCCAACCAGAATGATAGTGCGCAAAATATGCCATTGACTGTCTTGGGTTCTTGGAGTAGATTCCAGAATGAGCAAGTATCGCCATTGCAGGATCCTCCCTGTAACAAGAAAGAATTGAGTGCTGCCCTGGCG GTCATTAAGAAGGTTATGAAAATGGATGCAGCTGTACCTTTCAACACTCCCGTGGATCCAGTTGCTATGAGATTACCT GATTACTTTGATGTCGTAGATACTCCAATGGATTTTGGAACGATATGCAGCCATCTTCAAAATGGTACCAAGTATATGAACGCGGAGGATGTATTCAAGGATGTCCAATACATTTGGAAGAACTGTTGCAACTATTACAATGAGGGTAACTTTGTTTTGAACCTTAAGAAACGCGTGGAGGAGAAATTCATGAAATATTGGACAGCTGCTGGTTTGGGCAGTAAAGAACCCGGGGCAAGTAACC ttttactaAGCTCTAATGTGGGGAAAAGGAAGACGCGAGGACCTACCCGTAACCTTAGACTAGCTCAACTTCCTATTGGGGAAAGATTTGAAGTCAGCTGGAAGAACCGGAGACCCGTAGGTGAAACCACCACTTTCTTCAAATCAGAGTGTACAGCCCTGGTTAGGCAAACCCGGGAGATACCCCTACAGGTTAAGTCATGGAAGGAAATCCCATCTGATATTAAACAGAAGGCATTTGAACATATGTTG AAGCGTTTCAAAGTCGAAGATCACATGAAATGGGTTTTGGATCAGATTCATAGATCCTACAACAGTTATCGGCATCACCTGAAGACGACGTGGTTTGAAACATGTGAGACAACTGAGGATGCACGTGAAAAAGTACCACCAAATGTTACAGAGGAGGATTGGCAGTATCTTGTAAACTTGTGGACCTCACCTGAATGGCAG AAAATCAGTAAGCAATACAAGGAGAATCGTTCCAAGAATACCATAATTCACACGTGTGGGTCCAAGAGTTTCTCTCAAGTCCTCGAGGAAGAG AAAAAGAAGACTGGAAATGAGCCTGGCCGTACACTTTTCTGGGAACGCACCCATGTTCGGCATGATGGACAGGCTCCAAATCCAGCTACACAGGAGGCATTG TCAAAGCTCAAGAAATTGTATGCTCAAGTGGCTGCGGAGAACTCACAGATGACAGAAGACGAGATTTTTGTAAAGGTTTTTGGACCTGAGCGTCCCTCGAGATTACGTGGTTACGGTGGTGTAACCCCAAAAGAGTTATGGGGAACACCGTCATCGTCATCGTCATATACTGTTAGTGAACTCAAAAGGCAACTTGAAGAAACAAAGCAGCGACAAGAGGAGTATGAACAAAAGAGTGCTGCTGAGATACAGGGCTTGAAAGAGCAATTTGGTCGTCTTGAGGGTTTGCTATCAGATCAAATGAATAGGTTTGAAGGTTTACTAGTACAGTTGACGAGTCATATGCAGCCCCCTTCCCCGATTGAGAGGCCTACTGGACATCTACTCACCCGAAATG GCCATCCACGGAGTTTCCGATCCAGAAGATGA
- the LOC103421468 gene encoding cyclin-dependent protein kinase inhibitor SMR6-like gives MGFSKKSQVAEGGMESEGKKWVIAGISVRTCLKPVNTKPARGKESDDGEEEEAYSTTPTTKETRIPEIFSCPPAPRKSRPPSRCNFNGVKEFFTPPDLETVFKLHVEKAN, from the coding sequence ATGGGTTTTTCGAAGAAGTCCCAGGTCGCGGAAGGAGGCATGGAATCCGAAGGGAAGAAGTGGGTAATCGCCGGAATCTCAGTCCGGACTTGCTTGAAGCCAGTGAACACGAAACCGGCGAGGGGGAAAGAGAGCGACGacggagaagaagaggaggcgTATTCGACAACCCCAACAacgaaagaaacaagaataccAGAGATTTTTTCGTGCCCGCCGGCGCCGAGGAAGAGCCGGCCTCCTTCCAGATGCAACTTCAATGGCGTGAAGGAGTTTTTTACTCCGCCGGATTTGGAAACGGTGTTCAAGCTCCATGTTGAGAAAGCAAACTGA